The Tenrec ecaudatus isolate mTenEca1 chromosome 9, mTenEca1.hap1, whole genome shotgun sequence genome window below encodes:
- the LOC142456285 gene encoding small ribosomal subunit protein uS10-like produces MAFKDTGKTPVEPEVAIHRIRITLTGRNVKSLEKVCADLIRGAKEKNLKVKGPVRMPTMNLRITTRNTPCGEGSNTWDRFQMRIHKRLIDLHSLSEIVKQITSISVEPGVEVEVTIADA; encoded by the coding sequence ATGGCATTTAAGGACACCGGAAAGACACCTGTGGAACCAGAGGTGGCCATTCACCGAATTAGAATTACTCTGACCGGCCGCAACGTGAAATCCTTGGAGAAAGTGTGTGCTGACTTGATCAGAGGGGCTAAGGAGAAGAACCTGAAAGTGAAGGGACCAGTTAGGATGCCTACCATGAATCTGAGGATCACGACCAGGAACACTCCCTGTGGGGAAGGCTCTAACACCTGGGATCGATTCCAGATGAGGATCCACAAGCGTCTCATTGACTTGCACAGTCTGTCTGAGATCGTGAAGCAGATCACTTCCATCAGTGTTGAGCCTGGAGTAGAGGTTGAAGTCACCATTGCAGATGCTTAA